In Arachis hypogaea cultivar Tifrunner chromosome 17, arahy.Tifrunner.gnm2.J5K5, whole genome shotgun sequence, a single window of DNA contains:
- the LOC112764077 gene encoding NAD(P)H-dependent 6'-deoxychalcone synthase: protein MSSTEKPASVPVPNVVLQPSFSMPVIAFGTGSEANDNDTIKAAAIEAIKLGYRHFDTASIYDSEQPLGEAFAEALQLGLINSRDELFITSKLWLSDNHPHLVLSALQNSLQNLGLEYLDLYLVHCPMSAKPEIRKFPYNEDELLPFDLKGVWTSMEKCHSLGLTKSIGVSNFSTKKLEHLLSFATIPPAVNQVELNPSWQQKNLREYCKTKNIVITAYSPLGAKGASWGSNDVMNSELLKQIAHAHGKTVAQVSLRWLYEQGVTFAVKSYNKERMKQNLDIFDFSLTNDDYQKINHMKQERKLKNGPAAFDLPDLFDGEN, encoded by the exons ATGTCTTCAACAGAAAAACCAGCATCGGTTCCTGTCCCAAATGTGGTCCTACAACCATCATTCAGCATGCCGGTGATCGCCTTTGGAACTGGCTCCGAAGCAAACGACAACGACACCATCAAAGCAGCGGCCATTGAGGCCATCAAGCTCGGTTACAGGCACTTTGACACCGCTTCCATCTATGATTCCGAACAGCCTCTCGGAGAAGCCTTTGCTGAAGCCCTTCAACTTGGCCTCATAAATTCCAGAGATGAACTTTTCATCACTTCCAAGTTATGGCTCTCCGATAATCATCCCCATCTTGTTCTCTCTGCTTTACAAAACTCACTTCA GAATCTTGGATTAGAATACTTGGATCTTTACTTGGTCCACTGTCCAATGAGTGCAAAGCCTGAAATAAGAAAATTTCCTTATAATGAAGACGAATTGCTGCCATTTGACTTGAAGGGTGTTTGGACTTCAATGGAGAAATGCCACAGCTTGGGCCTCACAAAATCAATTGGAGTTAGCAACTTCTCTACCAAGAAACTTGAACATCTCCTCTCTTTTGCTACTATTCCTCCTGCAGTTAatcaa GTGGAGTTGAATCCATCCTGGCAGCAAAAGAATCTAAGAGAATATTGCAAAACCAAGAATATTGTGATAACTGCATATTCTCCTTTGGGAGCCAAAGGAGCCAGTTGGGGTAGTAATGATGTTATGAACAGTGAATTGCTCAAGCAAATTGCACATGCTCATGGTAAAACTGTTGCTcag GTAAGTCTTAGATGGTTGTACGAGCAAGGTGTGACTTTTGCAGTGAAGAGCTACAACAAAGAGAGAATGAAACAAAATCTAGATATATTTGATTTTTCACTTACAAATGATGACTACCAAAAGATTAATCACATGAAACAGGAGCGCAAACTGAAGAACGGTCCTGCTGCTTTCGATCTTCCTGACCTATTTGATGGAGAAAATTAG
- the LOC112764075 gene encoding NAD(P)H-dependent 6'-deoxychalcone synthase, translating into MSSTAVPVPNVVLQSSFSMPVIAFGTGSEANDNDTIKAAAVEAIKLGYRHFDTASFYDSEQPLGEAFAEALQLGLINSRDELFITSKLWLSDNHPHLVLPALQKSLQNLGLEYLDLYLVHCPMSAKPEIRKFPYNEDELLPFDMKGVWTSIEKCHSLGLTKSIGVSNFSTKKLEQLLSFATIPPAVNQVELNPSWQQKNLREYCKTKNIVITAYSPLGAKGTSWGSNDVMDSELLKQIGHAHGKTVAQVSLRWLYEQGVTFAVKSYTKERMKQNLEIFDFSLTNDDYQKINQIKQTRKMNGPATFDLSDILWDGEN; encoded by the exons ATGTCTTCAACAGCGGTCCCTGTCCCAAATGTGGTCCTACAATCATCATTCAGCATGCCGGTGATCGCCTTTGGAACTGGCTCCGAAGCAAACGACAACGACACCATCAAAGCGGCGGCCGTTGAGGCCATCAAGCTCGGTTACAGGCACTTTGACACCGCTTCTTTTTATGACTCCGAACAGCCTCTCGGAGAAGCCTTTGCTGAAGCCCTTCAACTTGGCCTCATAAATTCCAGAGATGAACTTTTCATCACTTCCAAGTTATGGCTCTCCGATAATCATCCCCATCTTGTTCTCCCTGCTTTACAAAAATCACTCCA GAATCTTGGATTAGAATACTTGGACCTTTACTTGGTCCACTGTCCAATGAGTGCAAAGCCTGAAATAAGAAAATTTCCTTATAACGAAGATGAATTGCTGCCATTTGACATGAAGGGTGTTTGGACTTCAATAGAGAAATGCCACAGCTTGGGTCTCACAAAATCAATTGGAGTTAGCAACTTCTCTACCAAGAAACTTGAACAACTCCTCTCATTTGCTACTATTCCTCCTGCCGTTAatcaa GTGGAGTTGAATCCTTCTTGGCAGCAAAAGAATCTAAGAGAATATTGCAAAACCAAGAATATTGTGATAACTGCATATTCTCCTTTGGGAGCTAAAGGAACCAGTTGGGGTAGTAACGATGTTATGGACAGTGAATTGCTCAAGCAAATTGGACATGCTCATGGAAAAACTGTTGCTcag GTAAGTCTTAGATGGTTGTACGAGCAAGGTGTGACTTTTGCAGTAAAGAGCTACACCAAGGAGAGAATGAAACAGAACTTAGAAATATTTGATTTTTCGCTTACAAATGATGATTACCAAAAGATTAATCAAATCAAACAGACGCGCAAAATGAACGGGCCTGCTACATTCGATCTTTCTGATATTCTATGGGATGGAGAAAATTAG
- the LOC112765647 gene encoding probable F-box protein At4g22165 translates to MGDDIDGWANIHDDILKEIVEHFYSYDDFIQLRLVCKQWSLKLPEISSKILWLLVPEESSSTHIYEDEEIYHLMNLPIAGEVPLDIQSLDEDEIHHLKLPEMQNKLIRGSFGGWLIVLDIYQGSMYMLNAFTKVRLDLPPISTFPDIVDYNPNNYGFEYTVWDWDDDNGDNLRISSSFINSGQVWKVIINSCPSNDNEDFLAVAIYGPRCTLAFYKPNDKRWLDLLTRKPSFHDVISFHDVIFFGEKIYAVDEGGQLYEFDTNTKSGPVGGIHEAKPPSDAALGPYQLKYLVGCANGSLLMLARHFMPVSHWTYKFDIYELKKNAKEWSRLDSLKNYALMIGFNSSVQMLPASLQTKGNQIYFTDNLIELKSLDCAEYQDIGIFNLDDGSCQTLLDEEKFTCPPVWCYSSSFL, encoded by the coding sequence ATGGGTGACGACATTGATGGATGGGCAAACATTCATGATGACATCTTGAAGGAAATTGTAGAGCACTTCTATTCGTACGATGATTTCATCCAACTTCGTTTAGTTTGCAAGCAATGGAGCTTGAAACTTCCAGAGATCTCCAGCAAGATTTTGTGGCTGCTGGTACCTGAAGAATCTTCCAGTACTCATATTTATGAAGACGAGGAGATCTACCATCTCATGAACTTACCTATTGCTGGTGAAGTACCGCTTGATATTCAGTCTCTTGATGAAGACGAGATCCACCATCTCAAGCTACCAGAGATGCAGAACAAATTGATCCGTGGTTCTTTTGGTGGATGGTTGATCGTCCTAGATATATACCAAGGTTCGATGTATATGTTAAATGCATTTACAAAGGTCCGTTTAGATCTTCCTCCAATATCAACTTTTCCGGATATAGTTGACTACAATCCTAACAATTATGGCTTTGAATATACTGTTTGGGATTGGGATGATGACAATGGGGATAATTTGCGGATATCGAGTAGTTTCATAAATAGTGGCCAGGTTTGGAAGGTTATTATAAATTCATGTCCTAGCAATGACAATGAAGATTTTTTGGCAGTGGCCATATATGGACCTCGTTGTACATTAGCCTTTTACAAACCAAATGATAAGAGATGGTTAGATCTTTTAACTAGAAAACCGTCGTTTCATGATGTCATATCGTTTCATGATGTCATATTTTTTGGAGAGAAGATATATGCAGTAGACGAAGGTGGCCAGCTATACGAATTTGATACAAACACAAAATCAGGGCCTGTAGGTGGTATTCATGAAGCCAAACCTCCCTCTGATGCTGCGCTGGGTCCTTACCAGCTTAAATATTTGGTTGGGTGTGCTAATGGAAGTTTATTGATGTTGGCGAGACATTTTATGCCTGTAAGTCACTGGACTTACAAATTTGATATCTATGAATTAAAGAAGAATGCAAAAGAATGGTCCAGACTAGATAGTTTGAAAAATTACGCACTGATGATTGGATTCAACTCTTCTGTTCAAATGCTGCCTGCAAGTCTTCAAACCAAAGGAAATCAAATCTACTTTACAGATAACCTAATAGAATTGAAATCGCTGGACTGTGCCGAATATCAAGATATTGGCATCTTCAACTTGGACGATGGAAGTTGTCAAACACTATTAGACGAAGAAAAGTTCACGTGTCCTCCCGTCTGGTGTTATTCTAGCTCATTTCTTtag